Proteins from a single region of Harpia harpyja isolate bHarHar1 chromosome 14, bHarHar1 primary haplotype, whole genome shotgun sequence:
- the ACAN gene encoding aggrecan core protein isoform X1 codes for MTTLLLVFVCLRVITAATSVELSDSSDGLEVKIPEQSPLRVVLGSSLNIPCYFNIPEEQDTSALLTPRIKWSKLSNGTEVVLLVATGGKIRLNTAYREAISLPNYPAIPTDATLEIKALRSNHTGIYRCEVMYGIEDRQDTIEVLVKGIVFHYRAISTRYTLNFEKAKQACIQNSAVIATPEQLQAAYEDGYEQCDAGWLADQTVRYPIHWPRERCYGDKDEFPGVRTYGVREPDETYDVYCYAEQMQGKVFYATAPEKFTFQEAFDKCRSLGARLATTGELYLAWKDGMDMCSAGWLADRSVRYPISRARPNCGGNLVGVRTVYLYVNQTGYPHPHSRYDAICYGDDAETLVPGQFIDETGSELGSAFTVQTVTQTEVELSLPHNVTEEEARGSIATLEPIEITPTTTELYEGFTVLPDLFATSVTVETAVPEEENVTRGDVTGVWAVPEKITTIALGTAITTEMAEVSSVEEVVGVTATPGVEPASVFTVEDQLVRVTAAPDVGLLPEQPISPTGVVFHYRAATSRYAFSFVQAQQACLENNAVIATPEQLQAAYEAGFDQCDAGWLRDQTVRYPIVNPRSNCIGDKESSPGVRSYGMRPASETYDVYCYIDRLKGEVFFATKPEQFTFPEAQQYCESQNATLASVGQLHAAWKQGLDRCYAGWLADGSLRYPIVTPRPACGGDAPGVRTVYQHYNQTGFPDPLSRHHAFCFRALPPVEEEGVTSFFEDVLATQVIPGVEGVPSGEEVTVETEFATQPENQTAWGTEVFPTDVSLLSVSPSAFPPATVIPEETSTDASISKVSEEVTESGEHQVSGESSASGWVPGVLDTSEEPTSGVFELSGEHSGIGESGLPSVDLHTSGFLPGESGLPSGDLSGVPSGTVDISGLPSAEEDVSVSTSRIPEISGMPSGVESSGLPSGFSGEISGTELVSGVSSGEESGFASGFPTVSLVDTTLVEVVTTAPERQEEGKGSIGASGEGDLSGFPSTDWVTCGGAQGLPSGAELSGEPSGGPELSGEPSGVPELRGEPSRGPELSGLPSGLDVSGEPSGTHEFSGLMDLSGLTSGVDGSGEASGITFVDASLEEVTTPSITRAEAKEILEVSGMPSGGEDASGMASGSLDSSGEPSGYVDFGGSVSGVLEMSGHPSGVIDSSGEVSGADVTSGLLSGEESGLTSGFPTVSLVDTTVVEVVTQMSVAQEVGEGPSGMIEISGFPSGDRGLSGEGSGAMQTSGFPSGTGDFSGEPSGIPYISGDISGATDLSGQSSAVTAISGEASGLPEVTLVTSDLVEVVTRPTVSQELGGETAVTFPYSFGPSGEASASGELSGEISALPESGIETSRAYEISGETSAFPETSVETSTIQEISGETSAFPETSVETSTIHEISGETSAFPEFSIETSTVQEVSGETSAFPESSTETSTIQEISGETSAFPEIRIETSTSQDISGETSAFPEIRIETFTSQEARGETSAFPEISIETSTVHETSGETSAFPEISIETSTVQEVSGETSAFPEISIETSTVHEISGESSTFPEIRIETSTNQEARGETSGYPEISIETSTVHETSGETSAFPEISIETSTVHEISGETSAFPEIRIETSTSQEARGETSAFPEISIETSTVHEISGETSAFPEISIETPTSQEARGETSAYPEISIEASTVQEVSGETSAFPEIRIETSTSQEARGEIGETSAFPEISTETSTVHETSGEASALPAANIETAATSLANGEPSGAPKEKEIPDATSGAVTHSIAGISGEMSVPDVVISTSTPDVEPTQGPRNPEEGQLEIEPSPPAVSGQEMETAVVLDNPHLLATTTAALPQVSQEAIDGLGPTTEDTDECHSSPCLNGATCVDGIDSFKCLCLPSYGGDLCEIDLENCEEGWTKFQGHCYRHFEERETWMDAETRCRQHQAHLSSIITPEEQEFVNSHAQDYQWIGLSDRAVENDFRWSDGHSLQFENWRPNQPDNFFAAGEDCVVMIWHEQGEWNDVPCNYHLPFTCKKGTVACGDPPVVENARTFGRKKDRYEINSMVRYQCNQGYIQRHVPTIRCQPNGQWEEPRISCMNPSNYQRRLYKRSPRSRSRSSGRAVHRPTH; via the exons ATGACCACTTTACTATTAGTGTTTGTGTGTTTGCGAGTCATCACCGCAGCCACCTCTGTGGAGCTCTCAG ACAGTAGTGATGGCCTGGAAGTGAAGATACCTGAGCAGTCTCCCCTGCGTGTTGTACTGGGAAGCTCCCTGAACATCCCCTGTTACTTCAACATCCCAGAGGAACAGGACACCAGTGCTCTGCTGACCCCACGGATCAAATGGAGCAAACTCTCAAACGGGACCGAAGTTGTCTTGCTAGTGGCCACCGGTGGGAAAATCCGGCTCAACACCGCATACAGAGAGGCGATCTCTTTGCCCAATTACCCCGCCATCCCCACCGATGCCACCTTGGAAATCAAGGCGCTGAGATCCAACCACACTGGGATTTATCGCTGTGAAGTGATGTACGGGATTGAGGACAGACAAGACACAATAGAGGTCCTAGTGAAAG GCATCGTATTCCACTACAGAGCAATCTCCACAAGGTACACCTTGAACTTCGAGAAAGCAAAACAGGCCTGTATCCAGAACAGTGCTGTCATTGCTACTCCTGAGCAGCTGCAAGCTGCCTACGAGGATGGGTACGAGCAGTGtgatgctggctggctggctgatcAGACTGTCAG GTATCCCATCCACTGGCCCCGGGAGCGCTGCTACGGCGACAAGGATGAGTTTCCAGGAGTGAGGACCTATGGTGTCCGCGAGCCAGATGAAACCTATGATGTTTACTGCTATGCAGAGCAAATGCAAG GTAAAGTCTTTTACGCCACCGCCCCCGAGAAGTTCACCTTCCAAGAAGCTTTCGACAAATGCCGCAGTTTGGGAGCCCGTTTGGCCACCACGGGAGAGCTGTACTTGGCCTGGAAGGATGGCATGGACATGTGCAGCGCAGGCTGGCTGGCTGATCGCAGCGTCCGCTACCCCATTTCCAGAGCCCGGCCCAACTGCGGAGGAAACCTGGTGGGCGTGCGGACAGTGTACCTGTACGTCAACCAAACGGGGTACCCTCACCCCCACTCTCGCTATGATGCCATCTGCTATG GGGACGACGCTGAGACTCTTGTCCCAGGGCAGTTCATCGATGAGACGGGAAGCGAGCTGGGCAGCGCTTTCACTGTCCAGACCGTCACCCAGACCGAAGTGGAGCTATCTCTGCCACACAACGTCACGGAGGAGGAGGCCCGTGGCAGCATCGCCACCCTGGAGCCCATTGAGATCACACCCACCACCACCGAGCTCTACGAGGGCTTCACTGTCCTGCCCGATCTCTTTGCCACCAGTGTCACAGTAGAGACAGCTGTCCCAGAGGAGGAGAACGTGACCAGGGGGGATGTCACAGGAGTGTGGGCTGTACCTGAAAAGATCACCACCATAGCCTTAGGCACTGCCATCACCACTGAAATGGCAGAGGTGAGCTCGGTGGAAGAGGTCGTGGGGGTGACTGCCACACCAGGAGTAGAGCCTGCCTCAGTGTTCACAGTGGAAGATCAGCTCGTGCGAGTGACAGCAGCCCCCGATGTCGGTCTCCTCCCTGAGCAGCCCATCTCCCCCACAG GTGTGGTGTTTCACTACCGTGCCGCCACCAGCAGATATGCCTTCTCCTTCGTCCAAGCCCAGCAGGCCTGCCTGGAGAACAACGCAGTGATCGCCACTCCTGAACAGCTCCAAGCCGCCTACGAGGCTGGCTTTGACCAGTGCGATGCCGGCTGGCTGCGGGACCAGACAGTCAG GTATCCCATTGTGAATCCCCGAAGTAACTGCATAGGAGACAAAGAGAGCTCTCCGGGTGTGCGTTCTTATGGCATGCGCCCAGCCTCAGAGACCTACGATGTGTACTGCTACATCGACAGGCTCAAGG GCGAGGTGTTCTTCGCAACCAAGCCAGAGCAGTTCACCTTCCCAGAAGCTCAGCAGTACTGCGAGAGCCAAAACGCCACGCTGGCCTCTGTTGGCCAACTCCACGCCGCCTGGAAGCAGGGCCTGGACAGATGCTACGCAGGCTGGTTAGCTGACGGCAGCCTCCGCTACCCCATCGTGACCCCCCGTCCCGCCTGCGGGGGGGACGCGCCTGGCGTGAGAACCGTCTATCAGCACTACAACCAGACGGGCTTTCCCGACCCGCTGTCCCGGCACCACGCCTTCTGCTTCAGAG CTCTGCCacctgtggaggaggagggggtcaCCTCGTTCTTTGAAGATGTGCTGGCAACCCAAGTGATCCCTGGAGTGGAGGGAGTACCCTCCGGAGAGGAGGTGACCGTGGAGACAGAGTTTGCTACGCAACCTGAGAATCAGACAGCGTGGGGGACAGAGGTCTTCCCAACTGACGTGTCACTGCTCTCAG tgagTCCATCTGCTTTTCCCCCAGCTACTGTAATACCAGAGGAAACAAGTACCGATGCTTCCATCAGCAAAGTGTCAGAGGAGGTGACTGAATCTGGAGAACATCAAGTCAGTGGTGAATCTTCAGCATCCGGGTGGGTACCTGGAGTCCTGGATACGAGTGAAGAACCGACTTCTGGAGTTTTTGAACTTAGTGGAGAACACTCAGGGATCGGAGAAAGTGGATTACCATCAGTAGACCTGCATACCAGTGGCTTTCTACCTGGAGAAAGTGGGCTACCCTCAGGGGACCTGAGTGGCGTGCCTTCTGGCACTGTTGACATCAGTGGCTTAccttctgcagaggaagatgTATCGGTGTCTACTTCGAGGATACCAGAAATTAGCGGGATGCCATCTGGAGTGGAAAGCAGTGGGCTGCCTTCTGGATTCAGCGGAGAAATCTCTGGCACTGAGCTAGTCAGCGGCGTGTCATCTGGAGAGGAAAGTGGATTCGCCTCTGGTTTTCCTACCGTCTCTCTTGTGGATACCACATTGGTGGAAGTTGTAACAACTGCGCCAGAACGGCAAGAGGAGGGAAAAGGATCCATTGGAGCCAGCGGTGAAGGAGATCTGTCAGGGTTCCCATCCACTGACTGGGTCACCTGTGGCGGAGCCCAAGGTTTACCTTCAGGAGCTGAGCTCAGCGGGGAGCCCTCCGGAGGGCCTGAGCTCAGCGGGGAGCCTTCTGGGGTGCCTGAGCTCAGGGGGGAGCCCTCCAGAGGGCCTGAGCTCAGCGGGTTGCCCTCAGGACTGGATGTCAGTGGAGAACCATCTGGAACACATGAGTTCAGTGGCCTGATGGACCTAAGTGGCCTAACTTCTGGTGTCGATGGAAGTGGTGAGGCTTCGGGCATTACCTTTGTAGATGCCAGTTTGGAGGAAGTGACAACCCCCTCAATTACACGAGCAGAAGCAAAAGAGATTTTGGAAGTCAGTGGAATGCCTTCAGGAGGTGAAGATGCATCAGGCATGGCATCTGGGAGTTTAGACAGCAGTGGTGAGCCTTCTGGGTATGTAGACTTTGGTGGGAGTGTTTCTGGAGTGCTCGAGATGAGTGGACATCCAAGTGGAGTGATTGACAGCAGTGGAGAAGTCTCTGGAGCTGATGTCACCAGTGGCCTACTGTCTGGAGAGGAAAGTGGACTCACCTCTGGCTTTCCCACTGTCTCTCTTGTGGATACCACTGTGGTGGAAGTTGTAACACAGATGTCAGTTGCACAGGAGGTGGGAGAAGGGCCATCTGGGATGATAGAAATCAGTGGATTTCCTTCTGGAGACAGAGGACTATCTGGAGAAGGGTCTGGAGCCATGCAGACTAGTGGGTTTCCTTCAGGGACAGGAGACTTCAGTGGAGAGCCATCCGGGATCCCGTACATCAGTGGAGACATTTCTGGAGCCACAGACCTAAGTGGACAATCTTCAGCAGTGACTGCTATTAGTGGGGAGGCCTCAGGGCTTCCAGAAGTCACTTTAGTCACTTCTGATTTAGTGGAAGTTGTGACAAGACCAACAGTATCACAGGAACTGGGTGGGGAAACAGCTGTCACATTTCCCTACAGTTTTGGGCCAAGTGGTGAGGCCTCTGCATCTGGTGAACTAAGTGGGGAAATATCTGCATTGCCAGAAAGTGGTATAGAAACATCAAGAGCTTATGAAATCAGTGGTGAAACATCTGCATTTCCTGAAACTAGTGTAGAAACATCCACGATTCAAGAAATCAGTGGGGAAACATCTGCATTTCCTGAAACTAGTGTAGAAACATCAACGATTCATGAAATCAGTGGAGAGACATCTGCATTTCCTGAATTTAGCATAGAAAC ATCCACAGTTCAAGAAGTAAGTGGGGAAACCTCTGCGTTTCCTGAAAGTAGCACAGAAACATCCACAATACAAGAAATCAGTGGGGAAACATCTGCATTTCCTGAAATTAGAATAGAAACATCCACAAGTCAAGACATCAGTGGGGAAACGTCTGCATTTCCTGAAATTAGAATAGAAACATTCACAAGTCAAGAAGCCAGGGGAGAAAC ATCTGCCTTTCCTGAAATTAGCATAGAAACATCCACAGTCCATGAAACCAGTGGAGAAACATCTGCCTTTCCTGAAATTAGCATAGAAACATCCACAGTTCAAGAAGTAAGTGGGGAAACATCTGCCTTTCCTGAAATTAGCATAGAAACTTCTACAGTCCATGAAATTAGTGGAGAAAGTTCTACATTTCCTGAAATTAGAATAGAAACATCCACAAATCAAGAAGCCAGGGGTGAAACTTCTGGCTATCCTGAAATTAGCATAGAAAC TTCAACAGTCCATGAAACCAGTGGGGAAACATCTGCCTTTCCTGAAATTAGCATAGAAACTTCGACGGTCCACGAAATCAGTGGGGAAACATCAGCATTTCCTGAAATTAGAATAGAAACATCCACAAGTCAAGAAGCCCGAGGTGAAACATCTGCATTTCCTGAAATTAGCATAGAAACTTCTACAGTCCATGAAATCAGTGGGGAAACATCTGCATTCCCTGAGATTAGCATAGAAACACCAACAAGTCAAGAAGCCCGGGGTGAAACATCTGCCTATCCCGAAATTAGCATAGAAGCATCCACAGTTCAAGAAGTAAGTGGGGAAACCTCTGCGTTTCCTGAAATTAGAATAGAAACATCCACAAGTCAAGAAGCCCGGGgtgaaat TGGGGAAACATCTGCATTTCCTGAAATCAGCACAGAAACATCCACAGTCCACGAAACCAGTGGAGAAGCATCTGCATTGCCTGCTGCTAACATCGAAACAGCTGCCACATCTTTGGCCAATGGTGAGCCTTCTGGTGCTCCCAAGGAGAAGGAAATTCCTGATGCAACATCTGGAGCTGTGACACACTCGATCGCAGGCATTTCAGGGGAAATGTCTGTCCCAGATGTTGTAATTAGTACCAGTACTCCAGATGTTGAACCAACACAGGGACCCAGGAACCCTGAAGAGGGTCAGCTCGAAATAGAGCCCTCCCCTCCCGCAGTGTCGGGACAAGAGATGGAGACAGCTGTTGTTCTGGACAATCCCCATCTGCTGGCCACCACTACTGCTGCCCTGCCTCAAGTCTCACAAGAAGCAATAGATGGATTAGGACCCACTACAGAAG ACACCGATGAGTGCCACTCAAGCCCCTGTCTGAATGGAGCTACCTGCGTTGATGGCATCGACTCTTTCAAATGCTTATGCCTTCCCAGCTACGGAGGGGACCTGTGTGAGATCG ACCTGGAAAACTGTGAGGAAGGCTGGACCAAGTTCCAGGGCCACTGCTACAGGCACTTTGAAGAGAGGGAGACTTGGATGGATGCAGAGACCAGATGCCGACAACATCAAGCCCACCTGAGCAGTATCATCACCCCAGAGGAGCAAGAATTTGTGAACA GCCACGCACAGGACTACCAGTGGATCGGCCTCAGTGACAGAGCTGTGGAGAACGACTTCCGCTGGTCCGACGGGCACTCCCTG CAATTTGAGAACTGGCGGCCCAACCAACCTGATAACTTCTTTGCGGCGGGTGAGGACTGCGTTGTAATGATCTGGCACGAGCAAGGCGAATGGAACGATGTTCCCTGCAACTATCACCTCCCTTTCACCTGCAAGAAAGGAACAG